The Streptomyces nitrosporeus genome includes a window with the following:
- a CDS encoding VOC family protein gives MAAFAQSAPCWADVQLPDLEAGKRFYGGLFGWTFHAGDGMPFADAYSDGKLVAALAGKRDGRMPTAWGVYFSTDDIAATVALVRRSGGQVITDPVPAGRAGVLAQAADPGGAVFGLWQAGERAGFEKRNAPGSFCWTEVRTRRPERVDPFYEEVLGFRGTDTGPPADGTVPFRMWSPAGTEPGEDTAVGGREVLGDDVPEMLPSHFLSYFAVADCDRTAGTAVHLGGRIPSPPADTPYGRTAVLQDDQGAVFAVLQPNGRLP, from the coding sequence ATGGCCGCATTCGCGCAGTCCGCGCCGTGCTGGGCGGATGTGCAGCTCCCCGACCTCGAAGCCGGCAAGCGTTTCTACGGCGGGCTCTTCGGCTGGACCTTCCACGCCGGGGACGGGATGCCGTTCGCCGACGCATACAGCGACGGCAAACTCGTCGCGGCCCTCGCCGGCAAGCGGGACGGGCGCATGCCGACCGCCTGGGGCGTCTACTTCTCCACCGACGACATCGCCGCCACCGTCGCCCTGGTCCGGCGGTCCGGGGGACAGGTGATCACCGATCCGGTCCCGGCGGGACGGGCCGGTGTACTGGCCCAGGCCGCCGACCCGGGCGGCGCGGTCTTCGGACTGTGGCAGGCGGGTGAGCGGGCCGGTTTCGAGAAGCGGAACGCCCCGGGCTCCTTCTGCTGGACCGAGGTCCGCACCCGGCGGCCGGAGCGGGTGGACCCCTTCTACGAGGAGGTCCTCGGCTTCCGCGGCACGGACACCGGGCCCCCCGCGGACGGCACGGTGCCCTTCCGGATGTGGTCCCCGGCCGGTACCGAGCCGGGCGAGGACACCGCGGTCGGCGGGCGCGAGGTGCTCGGGGACGACGTCCCCGAGATGCTGCCCAGCCACTTCCTCAGCTACTTCGCGGTGGCCGACTGCGACCGGACCGCCGGGACGGCCGTCCACCTCGGTGGCCGGATCCCGTCGCCCCCGGCGGACACCCCGTACGGGCGGACGGCGGTGCTCCAGGACGACCAGGGTGCGGTCTTCGCGGTGCTCCAGCCGAACGGGCGGCTGCCGTAG
- a CDS encoding PQQ-binding-like beta-propeller repeat protein: MEQLTQHDPRRIGPFEVLGRLGAGGMGLVYLARSASGRRVAIKTVRTELAEDQLFRVRFTREVEAARAVSGFYTAAVVDADPRAAVPWLATAYVPAPSLEEIVNECGPMPVQAVRWLAAGIAEALQSIHGAGLVHRDLKPSNVLVVEDGPRVIDFGIASGVSNTRLTMTNVAVGTPAYMSPEQARDSRSVTGASDIFSLGSTLVFAATGHAPFHGANPVETVFMLLREGPDTQGLPDELRPLTEACMQMDATRRPSPADLQAQLAPHLFASGGDDSGTASAWLPGRATAMIEQRRGGGRTVTAPPAPVVVPPPPSQPPPGPDRHGDDGRTAPAPVPSAAVTSPAPDGGPVRLAGARVPIGPGPRPREVRGAAAAHPDPATGWVRPPAGVAVPAGHPTAPVPQPAASPDAVPAGPERWRPWRFRMSNDVWGTPVVVGDLLYVTSFEVHALDVGNGRRQFKTRDVAWSMAVDGGRIHGSDGPSLYTLDAATGAERWRLGTDAWVYALKADRGTVLTATRGGRVQAWEASSGERLWDAGGIQTDFETPEAGPVIHEGTVYLWQDARLRAVDARTGTERWSYPVGDAASCGGVPVRVTPAEDGYVYVAAGTRVLAVDTVSGLVRWHFEAPAVFLSPPAFAPGPAVTGGGVYLADYLGTVYALDASTGKDRWRIATEARQSVEPVLVTAGNVHVGSGSALYTLDAVTGTPKWRFAAGGEVVGAPVVADGRVHFGSADHVLYTLDAAGGQLRWKLATGGEITGSPVARAGVVYACSKDRCVYALDAVKGTGTGNRPRA; the protein is encoded by the coding sequence GTGGAACAGCTGACGCAGCATGACCCGAGGCGGATCGGCCCGTTCGAGGTGCTGGGGCGGCTCGGGGCCGGCGGCATGGGGCTGGTCTACCTCGCACGCTCGGCGTCCGGGCGGCGGGTGGCGATCAAGACGGTCCGCACGGAACTGGCCGAGGACCAGCTGTTCCGGGTCCGGTTCACCCGCGAGGTGGAGGCCGCGCGGGCCGTCAGCGGGTTCTACACCGCCGCCGTGGTGGACGCCGACCCCCGGGCGGCCGTCCCCTGGCTGGCCACCGCCTACGTCCCCGCGCCGTCGCTCGAGGAGATAGTGAACGAGTGCGGCCCGATGCCCGTGCAGGCCGTGCGCTGGCTGGCCGCGGGGATCGCCGAGGCCCTCCAGTCGATCCACGGCGCCGGACTCGTCCACCGCGACCTCAAGCCGTCCAACGTCCTCGTGGTCGAGGACGGGCCGCGGGTGATCGACTTCGGTATCGCGTCCGGCGTCTCCAACACCCGGCTGACCATGACGAACGTCGCCGTGGGCACGCCCGCGTACATGTCTCCCGAGCAGGCGCGCGACTCGCGCAGCGTGACGGGGGCCAGTGACATCTTCTCGCTGGGTTCGACGCTGGTCTTCGCGGCGACCGGGCACGCGCCGTTCCACGGGGCGAATCCGGTGGAGACCGTGTTCATGCTCCTGCGCGAGGGCCCCGACACCCAGGGGCTGCCCGACGAGCTGCGGCCGCTGACAGAGGCGTGTATGCAGATGGACGCCACCCGGCGTCCCAGCCCCGCCGACCTCCAGGCCCAGCTGGCCCCGCACCTCTTCGCCTCCGGCGGCGACGACAGCGGTACGGCGTCCGCCTGGCTTCCGGGCCGGGCCACGGCGATGATCGAGCAGCGGCGCGGTGGCGGCCGTACGGTCACGGCGCCGCCCGCACCGGTGGTCGTGCCGCCGCCGCCCTCGCAGCCGCCGCCGGGCCCGGACCGGCACGGGGACGACGGGCGTACGGCACCGGCGCCCGTACCGTCCGCGGCCGTGACCTCGCCCGCACCGGACGGCGGCCCGGTGCGGCTGGCCGGGGCGCGGGTGCCGATCGGCCCGGGGCCCCGGCCCCGGGAGGTGCGCGGCGCGGCGGCGGCGCACCCCGACCCGGCCACCGGCTGGGTGCGCCCGCCCGCCGGCGTGGCGGTCCCGGCCGGGCACCCGACGGCGCCCGTACCGCAGCCCGCCGCGTCCCCGGACGCGGTGCCCGCCGGTCCCGAGCGCTGGCGGCCCTGGCGTTTCCGCATGTCCAACGATGTGTGGGGGACCCCGGTCGTGGTGGGCGACCTGCTCTATGTGACCTCCTTCGAGGTGCACGCGCTGGACGTGGGCAACGGGCGGCGCCAGTTCAAGACCCGGGACGTCGCCTGGTCGATGGCGGTCGACGGGGGCCGTATCCACGGCTCGGACGGCCCGTCCCTGTACACGCTGGACGCGGCGACGGGTGCCGAGCGGTGGCGGCTGGGGACCGATGCCTGGGTGTACGCGCTGAAGGCCGACCGCGGCACCGTGCTGACCGCGACGCGCGGCGGCCGGGTGCAGGCGTGGGAGGCGTCCAGCGGGGAGAGGCTCTGGGACGCCGGGGGGATCCAGACCGACTTCGAGACGCCGGAGGCCGGGCCGGTCATCCACGAGGGCACCGTGTACCTGTGGCAGGACGCGCGGCTGCGGGCCGTGGACGCGCGCACCGGCACCGAGCGCTGGTCGTACCCGGTCGGGGACGCCGCCTCCTGCGGTGGTGTGCCGGTGCGGGTGACCCCGGCCGAGGACGGCTACGTGTACGTCGCGGCCGGGACCCGGGTGCTGGCCGTGGACACCGTCTCGGGCCTGGTGCGCTGGCACTTCGAGGCTCCGGCGGTCTTCCTCTCCCCGCCCGCCTTCGCACCGGGGCCCGCGGTCACCGGCGGCGGCGTCTACCTCGCCGACTACCTCGGCACGGTGTACGCGCTGGACGCCTCGACGGGCAAGGACCGGTGGCGGATCGCGACCGAGGCCCGGCAGTCCGTCGAGCCCGTGCTGGTCACGGCCGGGAACGTCCACGTGGGCAGCGGCAGCGCCCTGTACACGCTGGACGCGGTGACCGGTACGCCGAAGTGGCGGTTCGCCGCGGGCGGTGAGGTGGTGGGCGCCCCGGTGGTCGCGGACGGCCGGGTGCACTTCGGTTCGGCGGACCATGTGCTCTACACCCTGGACGCGGCGGGCGGCCAGCTCCGCTGGAAGCTGGCCACCGGGGGTGAGATCACCGGCTCGCCCGTGGCACGGGCGGGTGTCGTGTACGCGTGCAGCAAGGACCGCTGCGTCTACGCGCTGGACGCGGTCAAGGGGACCGGGACGGGGAACCGGCCGCGGGCCTGA